The Microcoleus sp. AS-A8 genome window below encodes:
- a CDS encoding MFS transporter yields MTVQWLLKPEDSRKYWLSTMLKKEEEARSLVETKPLSLQKIPGDIASLETVLLTNPPLKLSKPETRSTLRVLTLEGVFGTLFYSIIGGALLSNFLLDLGAGPVEIGMLASIPQFVNLLQPFGAYLADRKESRFGYSLRIFAPSRSLWLILVLAIGLGGSVHIPAHQLVQLTLAIIWVTQILESFGRASWLSWMAALVPQRLRGRYFGFRNSAVSLTNLIGVPLLALVVSNWPGGRIQGYGAILIVGVGLGLTSLVCQFFMTDVNPKLFHATHADSEERSSIRTIFSFLQDANFLKFLVYSGLWSFAVNVSAPFFNLYLLDNLSVDVSVVTLYNSLGAGANLLMLVFWGKLADRVGNRPIMLVVGILVALTPLLWLEAGTAPIFLWVWFPLLHIIGGGTWAAIDLCNNNLLMGVAPLLHQSLYFAIAAAVPGVAGAMGITVGGFLATVTEFGGLPGVFALSAVLRLAALVALVFVHEQRSVSLGKFWLLLLPAWWRKVPIEPGDIRFQPLIVEELDSPPESSSEQSSTVD; encoded by the coding sequence GTGACTGTCCAATGGCTCTTGAAGCCAGAAGATAGCCGGAAATATTGGCTATCCACCATGCTCAAAAAAGAAGAAGAAGCTCGTAGTTTAGTTGAAACAAAACCGCTTTCCCTTCAGAAAATTCCAGGGGATATAGCATCCTTAGAGACGGTACTTCTGACCAACCCGCCTTTAAAACTTTCCAAACCGGAAACTCGCTCAACTCTTAGAGTATTAACTCTCGAAGGTGTCTTCGGTACGCTTTTTTACAGTATCATTGGCGGCGCGTTGCTCAGTAATTTTTTACTGGATTTGGGTGCCGGTCCGGTGGAAATTGGGATGCTCGCCTCTATTCCTCAGTTCGTGAATTTGCTCCAACCCTTCGGAGCCTATTTAGCAGACCGAAAAGAGAGCCGCTTTGGATATTCCCTACGCATTTTCGCCCCGTCGCGATCGCTGTGGCTGATTCTCGTGCTAGCTATTGGGTTGGGAGGCTCGGTTCATATCCCTGCACATCAGCTCGTGCAGTTGACATTGGCGATCATCTGGGTAACTCAGATCTTGGAATCTTTCGGTCGTGCTTCTTGGCTGAGCTGGATGGCTGCTTTAGTGCCTCAGCGGTTGCGGGGGCGATATTTTGGCTTTCGCAATAGTGCTGTCAGTTTGACGAATCTCATCGGTGTGCCGTTGCTGGCTCTAGTGGTATCGAACTGGCCTGGTGGAAGGATTCAAGGTTATGGTGCCATCTTGATTGTAGGAGTTGGGCTTGGCCTCACCAGTCTGGTTTGCCAGTTCTTTATGACCGATGTAAACCCCAAGCTTTTCCACGCCACCCATGCAGATTCAGAGGAAAGGTCGTCTATCAGGACAATTTTTAGTTTCCTCCAGGATGCTAATTTTTTGAAGTTTTTGGTTTACTCTGGCTTATGGAGTTTTGCGGTTAACGTCAGTGCTCCCTTCTTTAACCTCTACTTGCTGGATAACCTGAGTGTAGATGTCAGCGTAGTAACGCTCTATAACAGCTTAGGAGCGGGTGCTAACTTGCTGATGCTAGTGTTTTGGGGGAAGCTGGCTGACCGGGTTGGGAATCGCCCGATCATGCTAGTTGTGGGAATCTTGGTGGCTCTGACGCCTCTACTCTGGCTAGAAGCTGGAACCGCTCCTATTTTCTTGTGGGTCTGGTTCCCCCTGTTGCACATCATTGGCGGTGGGACGTGGGCGGCCATTGACTTGTGTAACAACAATCTTCTGATGGGGGTGGCACCGCTGTTGCATCAGTCCCTTTACTTTGCGATCGCGGCGGCGGTTCCAGGTGTGGCTGGGGCGATGGGAATCACCGTAGGTGGCTTTCTCGCTACTGTGACCGAGTTCGGTGGATTGCCGGGAGTGTTTGCCCTCTCAGCCGTCTTACGACTCGCTGCTCTGGTGGCGTTGGTTTTTGTTCACGAACAGCGTTCTGTGTCTTTGGGTAAGTTTTGGCTGCTGCTGTTGCCCGCCTGGTGGAGAAAAGTGCCGATTGAACCTGGGGACATCCGGTTCCAACCCTTGATCGTTGAAGAGTTGGATTCTCCACCGGAAAGCTCATCCGAGCAATCTTCAACTGTTGATTAA
- the mnmA gene encoding tRNA 2-thiouridine(34) synthase MnmA produces the protein MNRVVVGLSGGVDSSVAAATLHRQGYEVVGLTLWLMKGKGQCCSEGMVDAAFICEQLGIPHQIVDSRDVFQHHIVDYLVSGYEAGITPLPCSQCNRAVKFGPMLSYAREQLGIDHIATGHYARIKYEASSDRYQLLRAVDLTKDQSYFLYDLTQDLLAGTLFPLGELKKTETRRLATEYNLKTADKPESQDLCLIESHGSMKAFLDKYITQSSGEIVDVDGKVLGQHNGIHHYTIGQRKGIGIAAAQPLYVIGIDAGRNQVIVGDRTHATQPECTVGRVNWVSIPEPTAPIRATAQVRYRSPAVPVTVIPLEENRMKLVFEEPQFSVTPGQAAVLYDGDILLGGGIIERQAAAS, from the coding sequence ATGAACAGAGTCGTCGTCGGCCTCTCTGGTGGAGTAGACAGTTCTGTCGCCGCCGCTACCCTACATCGTCAAGGATACGAAGTCGTTGGTCTAACCCTATGGTTAATGAAAGGGAAAGGTCAATGTTGCTCTGAAGGGATGGTCGATGCGGCGTTCATCTGTGAACAATTGGGGATTCCGCATCAGATTGTGGATAGCCGCGATGTGTTTCAGCATCATATTGTGGATTATCTGGTTTCGGGGTACGAAGCCGGCATCACGCCTTTGCCTTGTTCGCAGTGCAATCGGGCGGTGAAGTTTGGCCCCATGCTGAGTTATGCTCGCGAACAATTGGGGATTGACCACATTGCCACAGGTCATTACGCCCGGATTAAGTATGAGGCAAGCAGCGATCGCTATCAATTGCTCAGAGCCGTTGACTTGACAAAAGACCAATCTTACTTTCTCTACGACTTAACTCAAGACCTACTGGCGGGAACCTTGTTTCCCTTGGGAGAACTCAAGAAGACAGAAACGCGACGCCTTGCAACTGAATATAACCTCAAGACAGCCGATAAGCCGGAAAGCCAAGACTTATGCTTGATTGAATCTCATGGTTCCATGAAAGCCTTTCTGGACAAGTACATCACCCAAAGCTCAGGTGAGATTGTGGATGTGGATGGAAAGGTGTTGGGACAGCATAACGGGATTCACCATTACACGATTGGACAGCGTAAGGGGATCGGGATTGCAGCGGCTCAACCCCTGTATGTGATTGGAATAGACGCGGGACGGAACCAAGTGATTGTTGGCGATCGCACCCATGCCACTCAGCCAGAATGTACAGTAGGACGAGTCAACTGGGTTTCGATCCCTGAACCCACAGCGCCCATTCGAGCCACCGCACAAGTCCGCTATCGTTCACCTGCCGTACCCGTCACTGTGATCCCTTTAGAAGAAAACCGCATGAAATTGGTCTTTGAGGAGCCGCAATTTAGCGTCACTCCAGGACAAGCGGCTGTGTTGTACGACGGCGATATCCTGTTAGGGGGTGGCATTATCGAACGACAGGCGGCTGCTAGTTAA
- the sat gene encoding sulfate adenylyltransferase: MSQHPEGIAPHGGQLIHRIASHNQRHEFLDKADFLPRVQLDKRATSDLEMIAIGAFSPLIGFMEQADYDSVVERMRLANGLPWSIPITLSVDEAVAEPLKEGSLVRLDDPKGNFVGVLELTQKYRYDKIREAVNVYRTDEEEHPGVKVVYDQGNVNLAGPVWLLQRDHHPYFPAYQIDPAKSRALFQEKGWKTVVGFQTRNPIHRAHEYIIKCALETVDGLFLHPLVGATKSDDISAEVRMRCYEIMLELYFPETRVILAINPAAMRYAGPREAIFHALIRKNYGCTHFIVGRDHAGVGDYYGTYDAQHIFDEYELGELGIVPMKFEHAFYCKRTDQMATTKTSPSRPEERVHLSGTKVREMLRRGELPPPEFSRPAVAAELARAMNITNYEI; the protein is encoded by the coding sequence TTGAGTCAGCATCCAGAGGGCATCGCCCCCCACGGCGGTCAGCTCATTCACCGTATTGCTTCGCACAACCAGCGGCATGAATTTTTAGATAAAGCCGACTTTCTACCCAGAGTCCAACTCGACAAGCGGGCAACCTCCGATTTAGAAATGATTGCCATTGGGGCATTTAGTCCCTTGATTGGCTTCATGGAACAAGCCGACTACGACTCAGTGGTTGAGAGGATGCGGCTAGCCAACGGTTTGCCTTGGTCAATTCCGATCACGCTCTCTGTGGATGAGGCCGTAGCAGAACCTTTAAAAGAAGGCAGCTTGGTGCGTTTGGATGATCCGAAAGGGAACTTTGTTGGTGTTTTAGAGCTGACTCAGAAGTATCGTTACGACAAAATTCGGGAAGCGGTGAATGTTTACCGCACCGATGAGGAAGAGCACCCTGGTGTCAAAGTTGTTTATGACCAGGGAAACGTTAATTTAGCAGGCCCGGTTTGGTTGTTACAACGTGACCACCATCCCTACTTTCCGGCTTACCAAATTGACCCCGCGAAGTCCCGTGCCCTTTTTCAAGAAAAGGGTTGGAAAACAGTCGTAGGATTCCAGACGCGTAATCCCATCCACAGAGCACACGAATACATCATCAAGTGTGCCCTAGAAACAGTAGATGGTCTGTTCTTACATCCTCTCGTCGGTGCCACCAAGAGTGACGACATCTCCGCGGAGGTGCGGATGCGCTGCTACGAGATTATGCTGGAACTTTACTTTCCAGAAACCCGTGTGATTCTGGCGATTAATCCAGCGGCGATGCGCTATGCGGGACCCAGAGAAGCAATTTTTCACGCTCTGATTCGTAAGAACTATGGCTGTACTCACTTCATTGTGGGGCGCGACCATGCCGGTGTGGGTGACTATTATGGTACCTACGATGCCCAGCACATCTTTGATGAGTATGAGCTAGGTGAACTGGGAATCGTGCCGATGAAGTTTGAACATGCCTTCTACTGCAAGCGTACTGATCAGATGGCAACCACGAAAACTAGCCCATCCAGACCGGAAGAGCGGGTGCATCTATCTGGAACGAAAGTCCGGGAGATGTTACGTCGGGGCGAGTTGCCGCCGCCAGAGTTTTCACGCCCTGCGGTAGCGGCAGAATTGGCAAGAGCGATGAATATTACCAATTACGAGATTTGA